In a single window of the Sphingosinicella microcystinivorans genome:
- a CDS encoding BolA family protein: protein MPMDAGAIEGMIRAALPDAVVEITDLAGDGDHYAAHVVSEAFRGLPRVRQHQMVYAALGGRMGGELHALQLTTEVPA from the coding sequence ATGCCGATGGATGCGGGCGCGATCGAAGGCATGATCCGGGCGGCATTGCCGGATGCCGTCGTCGAGATCACCGATCTCGCCGGCGACGGCGATCACTATGCGGCGCATGTGGTTTCGGAGGCGTTCCGGGGCCTGCCGCGCGTCCGCCAGCACCAGATGGTCTATGCGGCGCTCGGCGGCCGCATGGGCGGCGAACTGCACGCCTTGCAGCTGACCACCGAGGTTCCGGCCTGA
- a CDS encoding spinster family MFS transporter — translation MADAAAALAPEPPIAEARLARQRLVALWMLTIIGTINFVDRQILSVLIEPIRAEMQFTDTQFGLLTGLAFALFYAIVGLPIAMIADRWHRIRLIAASCFVWSGFTALCGMANSFGQLAAARFGVGIGEAGGTAPSLSVLADYYPPEKRPLIIGIFTANGPLGVFIGATFGAWAAQHIGWRGAFFAVGVVGLVAAPLLLLLVREPARGRSDAAHADTAAPSFGASMALFFRHRSLRLLLFASGLAAFVSYGMLNWIPAFLMRTQGMPLEALAAWFGPAAGFSMALGIWGGGALVNRAARRSTRAYALIPCAATLVMIPTFIAALLAPGWEWSLTLMIVPMICCTIYVAPAIALVQNLTPPRARATASAILLLVFNLVGLGGGPLFIGMISDAVAPSMGSESLRVALLCAMPAAAVAAIAQFAVSRAVGNDFRAMQAQA, via the coding sequence TTGGCAGACGCGGCAGCAGCGCTTGCCCCGGAGCCGCCGATCGCGGAGGCCAGGCTGGCAAGGCAGCGTCTCGTCGCGCTGTGGATGCTCACGATCATCGGCACGATCAACTTCGTCGACCGGCAGATCCTGTCGGTCCTCATTGAGCCGATCCGCGCGGAGATGCAGTTCACCGATACGCAGTTCGGGCTGCTGACGGGACTCGCCTTCGCACTCTTCTACGCCATCGTCGGCCTGCCGATCGCGATGATCGCGGACCGCTGGCACAGGATTCGCCTGATCGCCGCCTCCTGCTTCGTGTGGAGCGGCTTTACGGCGCTTTGCGGCATGGCGAACTCGTTCGGACAGCTCGCCGCGGCGCGTTTCGGTGTCGGTATCGGCGAGGCGGGGGGCACGGCGCCCTCGCTGTCGGTCCTCGCGGACTACTATCCGCCGGAAAAGCGCCCGCTCATCATCGGCATCTTCACCGCGAACGGCCCGCTCGGCGTGTTCATCGGGGCGACGTTCGGGGCGTGGGCCGCGCAGCATATCGGCTGGCGCGGCGCCTTCTTCGCCGTGGGCGTCGTCGGTCTCGTCGCGGCGCCGCTCCTGCTGCTGCTCGTCCGCGAACCGGCGCGGGGCCGCTCCGATGCCGCCCATGCGGACACCGCCGCTCCCTCGTTCGGCGCAAGCATGGCGCTGTTCTTCCGGCATCGCAGCCTCCGCCTGCTGCTCTTCGCGAGCGGCCTCGCCGCCTTCGTCAGCTACGGGATGCTGAACTGGATTCCGGCGTTCCTGATGCGCACGCAGGGTATGCCGCTCGAAGCGCTCGCCGCGTGGTTCGGGCCCGCCGCAGGCTTCTCGATGGCGCTCGGCATCTGGGGCGGCGGCGCGCTCGTCAACCGTGCCGCGCGCAGGAGCACGCGCGCCTACGCGCTCATCCCCTGCGCCGCGACGCTGGTGATGATCCCGACGTTCATCGCCGCGCTGCTCGCGCCGGGCTGGGAATGGTCGCTCACACTGATGATCGTGCCGATGATCTGCTGCACCATCTATGTCGCGCCAGCGATCGCGCTCGTGCAGAATCTCACGCCGCCGCGCGCCCGCGCCACCGCCTCCGCGATCCTGCTGCTGGTGTTCAACCTCGTGGGGCTCGGCGGCGGGCCGCTGTTCATCGGCATGATCTCCGACGCGGTGGCGCCTTCGATGGGGAGCGAGAGCCTGCGCGTCGCGCTTCTCTGCGCGATGCCCGCCGCGGCCGTGGCGGCGATCGCCCAGTTCGCCGTTTCGCGCGCCGTCGGGAACGACTTCAGAGCAATGCAGGCGCAGGCATGA
- the grxD gene encoding Grx4 family monothiol glutaredoxin: MTDINTRIAEKVNGSDVVLFMKGTPLFPQCGFSSRAVAILEHLGVEYDSADVLQDAELRQGIKTFSDWPTIPQLYVKGEFVGGSDIMMEMFESGELHTLLAEKGVPHAA; encoded by the coding sequence ATGACCGATATCAACACCCGAATCGCCGAGAAGGTGAACGGCAGCGACGTCGTGCTGTTCATGAAGGGCACGCCGCTGTTCCCGCAGTGCGGCTTTTCGAGCCGCGCCGTTGCCATTCTCGAGCACCTCGGCGTCGAATACGACAGCGCCGACGTGCTTCAGGACGCCGAGCTTCGGCAGGGCATCAAGACGTTCAGCGACTGGCCGACGATCCCGCAGCTCTACGTGAAGGGCGAGTTCGTGGGCGGCAGCGACATCATGATGGAGATGTTCGAATCGGGTGAGCTGCACACGCTGCTCGCCGAGAAGGGCGTTCCGCACGCCGCCTGA
- the purC gene encoding phosphoribosylaminoimidazolesuccinocarboxamide synthase produces MSRRRQIYEGKAKILYEGPEPGTIIQYFKDDATAFNAQKKGTISGKGVLNNRISEHIFTLLGQIGIPTHFIRRLNMREQLVRQVEIIPVEVVVRNVAAGSLSKRLGIEEGTPLPRTILEYYYKDDALGDPMITDEHIACFGWASQEEMHDVADMAIRINDFMSGLFAGVGIRLVDFKLEFGRLWDGDYSRIILADEISPDGCRLWDIATNEKLDKDRFRRDLGGEVEAYQEVARRFGLLPEGSVSTVLDLDEHRKARKKDS; encoded by the coding sequence ATGTCCCGCCGCCGCCAGATCTACGAAGGCAAGGCCAAGATCCTGTACGAAGGGCCGGAGCCCGGCACCATCATCCAGTACTTCAAGGACGACGCGACCGCGTTCAACGCCCAGAAGAAGGGCACGATCAGCGGCAAGGGCGTGCTCAACAACCGGATTTCCGAGCATATCTTCACGCTGCTCGGCCAGATCGGAATCCCCACGCACTTCATCCGCCGCCTCAACATGCGCGAGCAGCTCGTGCGTCAGGTGGAGATCATCCCGGTCGAGGTCGTCGTGCGCAACGTCGCCGCCGGTTCGCTCTCGAAGCGCCTCGGCATCGAGGAGGGCACGCCACTGCCCCGCACGATCCTTGAATATTACTACAAGGACGACGCGCTCGGCGATCCGATGATCACCGACGAGCACATCGCCTGCTTCGGCTGGGCGAGCCAGGAGGAGATGCACGACGTCGCCGACATGGCGATCCGCATCAACGACTTCATGTCGGGCCTTTTCGCCGGCGTCGGCATCCGCCTCGTCGACTTCAAGCTGGAGTTCGGCCGCCTGTGGGACGGCGACTACAGCCGCATCATCCTCGCCGACGAGATCAGCCCGGACGGCTGCCGCCTGTGGGACATCGCCACGAACGAGAAGCTGGACAAGGACCGCTTCCGCCGCGACCTCGGCGGCGAGGTGGAAGCCTATCAGGAAGTCGCGCGCCGCTTCGGCCTGCTCCCCGAAGGCTCGGTCTCGACCGTCCTCGACCTCGACGAGCACCGCAAGGCGCGCAAGAAGGACAGCTGA
- a CDS encoding DUF1476 domain-containing protein produces the protein MTNLNDREKAFENRFARDAELQFKVTARRNRLLGNWAAEKLGLTTAEAEAYAREVVAADFEEAGDDDVFRKVYGDLTAKGVEVTEHEVRRAMEEKLVEARRQFIEEV, from the coding sequence ATGACCAATCTCAACGACCGCGAGAAGGCTTTCGAGAATCGCTTCGCGCGCGATGCCGAGCTCCAGTTCAAGGTCACGGCGCGGCGCAACCGCCTGCTCGGCAACTGGGCGGCGGAAAAGCTGGGGCTGACGACCGCCGAGGCCGAGGCCTATGCGCGTGAGGTGGTGGCCGCCGACTTCGAGGAGGCCGGCGACGACGACGTGTTCCGCAAGGTCTACGGCGACCTCACTGCGAAGGGCGTGGAGGTCACCGAGCACGAGGTGCGCCGGGCAATGGAGGAAAAGCTCGTCGAGGCGCGCCGCCAGTTCATCGAGGAAGTCTGA
- a CDS encoding DUF3667 domain-containing protein yields MSDESDAAGTTVAGSLVASEPGRQDGKAGDVQTVCPNCGAAIIGHYCHECGQSAHLPRSIGHIFHDIVHGVLHFDSKGWRTLPMLALRPGTLTRDYVEGKRARYIAPFPMFLFTVFVMYFSFAMVGGPKVDLADAVQLDPKSVEAAQKELVAETEKLNALEAELAAAKAKPVPVPGEAAEISGRIRELRTEIGILKATLGTMGVVPRDPAKPDAPQPPDWREALAKAADKDIDVDTGNPGLDAKLRKALQNPELLFYKMQQSAYKFSFLLVPLSLPFVWLLFPFRRHTHLYDHAVFTLYSLSFMSLLFVFAVLLARLGLISFPNAMAISMFVPPVHMFVQLKGAYGLGIGGALARTVLLSVFAIVVLSLFMVIVMALGAV; encoded by the coding sequence ATGAGCGACGAGAGCGATGCAGCGGGCACCACGGTCGCGGGCAGCCTCGTGGCGTCGGAGCCGGGCAGGCAGGACGGCAAGGCGGGCGACGTGCAGACCGTATGCCCGAACTGCGGCGCCGCCATCATCGGCCACTACTGCCACGAATGCGGGCAAAGTGCGCACCTGCCGCGTTCGATCGGCCACATCTTCCACGACATCGTGCACGGCGTACTGCACTTCGACAGCAAGGGCTGGCGCACGCTGCCCATGCTGGCCCTTCGCCCCGGCACGCTGACCCGCGACTACGTGGAGGGAAAGCGCGCCCGCTACATCGCGCCCTTCCCGATGTTCCTGTTCACCGTGTTCGTCATGTACTTCTCGTTCGCGATGGTCGGCGGGCCAAAGGTCGACCTTGCGGACGCAGTGCAGCTCGACCCCAAGAGCGTCGAGGCGGCGCAGAAGGAACTCGTCGCCGAAACCGAAAAGCTGAATGCCCTCGAAGCGGAACTTGCCGCCGCAAAGGCGAAGCCGGTGCCGGTGCCGGGCGAAGCCGCGGAAATCAGCGGCCGAATCCGGGAACTGCGCACCGAGATCGGTATCCTCAAGGCGACGCTCGGCACGATGGGCGTCGTGCCGCGCGATCCGGCAAAACCCGACGCGCCGCAGCCGCCGGACTGGCGCGAGGCGCTCGCGAAGGCGGCCGACAAGGACATCGATGTCGATACCGGCAACCCCGGCCTCGACGCGAAGCTCCGCAAGGCGCTGCAGAACCCCGAGCTCCTGTTCTACAAGATGCAGCAGTCCGCCTATAAGTTCTCGTTCCTGCTGGTGCCCCTGTCGCTGCCCTTCGTGTGGCTGCTCTTCCCGTTCCGGCGGCACACGCACCTCTACGATCACGCCGTGTTCACGCTCTATTCGCTGTCGTTCATGTCGCTGCTGTTCGTATTCGCCGTGCTGCTCGCCCGCCTCGGCCTCATCAGCTTCCCGAACGCGATGGCGATCAGCATGTTCGTGCCGCCCGTCCACATGTTCGTGCAGCTCAAGGGCGCCTACGGCCTCGGCATCGGCGGCGCGCTTGCGCGAACGGTCCTGCTTTCGGTCTTCGCGATCGTCGTGCTCAGCCTGTTCATGGTCATCGTCATGGCGCTGGGCGCGGTCTGA
- a CDS encoding SDR family NAD(P)-dependent oxidoreductase, protein MEISGKTAIVTGGAAGIGQATVSRLAGKGAARLIIVDVDEAGMAETAAHARAAGAIAETVRLDLSDLYAVETWFGSLSARGGCDILFNNAGIVSGAAQFPAAEVRGLRRMIDVNLSSLVIATQLAAQAMRARGGGVIVNTVSTVALGTGFSDALYATTKAGVMMFTRCCAPLKADWNVRVAGVLPGLTNTPILKKTGADGDYAPWMAPILAGNAMCQPEDIADAVVDLIEDDTLAGGDWVAVRRIDGRIERQWGHDTAV, encoded by the coding sequence GTGGAGATCAGCGGCAAGACGGCGATCGTGACGGGCGGCGCGGCGGGAATCGGGCAGGCAACCGTGTCGCGGCTTGCGGGGAAGGGGGCGGCGAGGCTCATCATCGTCGATGTGGACGAGGCGGGCATGGCGGAAACCGCCGCGCACGCACGCGCCGCGGGCGCAATCGCGGAAACCGTGCGGCTCGACCTCTCCGACCTCTATGCGGTGGAAACGTGGTTCGGCAGCCTGTCGGCGCGCGGCGGCTGCGACATCCTGTTCAACAATGCGGGCATCGTCTCCGGCGCGGCGCAGTTTCCCGCGGCGGAGGTGCGCGGGCTGCGGCGGATGATCGACGTGAACCTGTCGTCGCTCGTGATCGCCACCCAGCTTGCCGCGCAGGCGATGCGCGCGCGGGGCGGCGGGGTGATCGTCAATACCGTCTCGACCGTGGCGCTCGGCACGGGCTTCAGCGACGCGCTCTATGCGACCACCAAGGCGGGCGTGATGATGTTCACGCGCTGCTGCGCCCCGCTCAAGGCCGACTGGAACGTGCGCGTCGCGGGCGTGCTCCCCGGCCTCACCAACACGCCGATCCTGAAGAAGACCGGCGCGGACGGCGACTATGCGCCGTGGATGGCGCCGATCCTCGCGGGCAACGCCATGTGCCAGCCGGAGGACATCGCCGACGCCGTCGTCGATCTCATCGAGGACGATACGCTTGCGGGCGGGGACTGGGTCGCGGTGCGCCGCATCGACGGGCGTATCGAGCGCCAGTGGGGTCACGATACGGCCGTTTGA
- the purQ gene encoding phosphoribosylformylglycinamidine synthase subunit PurQ, with translation MKSAVIVFPGSNCDRDMAVALRAVTGRAPAMVWHREAELPDVDVIALPGGFSYGDYLRTGAISARSPVMAAVKRAAEQGRFVLGVCNGFQILTETGLLPGALMRNAGLDFVCRDVPLTVENTQTAFTSAYKAGERIRIPVAHHDGNYFADAATLDRLEGEGRVVFRYGEDVNGAQRRIAGIVNETGTVLGMMPHPERAIEAAQGGTDGRRLFEGLVRAFVDA, from the coding sequence ATGAAGAGCGCGGTCATCGTCTTTCCGGGCAGCAACTGCGACCGCGACATGGCCGTGGCGCTGCGCGCGGTGACGGGACGCGCCCCGGCGATGGTCTGGCATCGCGAGGCGGAACTGCCGGATGTCGATGTCATCGCGCTTCCGGGAGGCTTCTCCTACGGCGACTACCTGCGCACGGGCGCGATTTCGGCGCGGTCGCCGGTGATGGCCGCCGTGAAGCGCGCCGCCGAACAGGGCCGCTTCGTGCTCGGCGTCTGCAATGGCTTCCAGATCCTCACCGAAACCGGACTGCTGCCGGGTGCGCTGATGCGCAACGCAGGGCTGGACTTCGTCTGCCGCGACGTGCCGCTGACGGTCGAGAACACGCAGACGGCGTTCACATCGGCCTACAAGGCGGGCGAGAGGATCCGCATTCCAGTCGCGCACCACGACGGCAACTACTTCGCCGATGCCGCGACGCTCGACCGGCTCGAGGGCGAGGGCCGCGTCGTCTTCCGCTACGGCGAGGACGTGAACGGGGCGCAGCGCCGCATCGCGGGCATCGTCAATGAAACCGGCACCGTGCTCGGCATGATGCCGCACCCCGAACGCGCCATCGAGGCGGCGCAGGGCGGCACCGACGGCCGCCGTCTGTTCGAAGGCCTCGTGCGGGCCTTCGTCGACGCCTGA
- a CDS encoding glycerophosphoryl diester phosphodiesterase membrane domain-containing protein → MALAIGKAWTDTVADVQRRFGEFALPAAAFVFMPSLLIARFADEKALGEQNAQLAQAVGGLVGVIGQAAIVLLVLFPGIDAGTAIRRAVSLTPRIVLASLAVLVAFMPVAVVYTAGGVQASVPTSVLLLLLTAVAVYVALRLSLLAAIIVAENTRAADALRRSWVLTAGNVGRIFAIFAVFVLIFAILSGLVGAVGLAATGGTPEDPSFLTELLISIVGAVFSVFVAALTANIYRQLAA, encoded by the coding sequence GTGGCGCTGGCGATCGGCAAGGCCTGGACCGACACGGTCGCTGACGTGCAGCGCCGCTTCGGGGAGTTCGCCCTCCCTGCCGCCGCGTTCGTGTTCATGCCGTCGCTGCTGATCGCGCGCTTTGCCGACGAAAAGGCCCTCGGCGAGCAGAACGCGCAGCTCGCGCAGGCCGTAGGCGGCCTTGTCGGCGTGATCGGGCAGGCCGCCATCGTGCTTCTGGTGCTGTTTCCCGGCATCGACGCGGGGACGGCGATTCGCCGCGCGGTGAGCCTCACGCCCCGCATCGTCCTCGCAAGCCTTGCCGTGCTCGTCGCTTTCATGCCGGTCGCGGTCGTCTACACGGCGGGCGGGGTGCAGGCGTCGGTTCCGACGTCCGTCCTGCTGCTTCTGCTCACGGCGGTTGCCGTCTATGTCGCGTTGCGTTTGTCGCTGCTGGCGGCGATCATCGTCGCCGAGAACACGCGTGCCGCCGATGCGCTGCGCCGCAGCTGGGTGCTGACCGCGGGCAATGTCGGGCGCATCTTCGCGATTTTCGCAGTGTTCGTGCTGATCTTCGCGATTCTGAGCGGTCTCGTGGGCGCCGTCGGGCTTGCCGCGACGGGCGGCACGCCGGAAGACCCGTCCTTCCTCACCGAGCTGCTGATCTCGATCGTCGGCGCGGTGTTCAGCGTCTTCGTCGCGGCGCTCACCGCGAATATCTACCGCCAGCTCGCCGCCTAG
- the purS gene encoding phosphoribosylformylglycinamidine synthase subunit PurS codes for MKAKVYVTLKNGVLDPQGKAICHALESLGFGEAQDVRQGKFIELDLADGTSEARIEEMCRKLLANTVIENYRIEIA; via the coding sequence ATGAAAGCCAAAGTCTACGTCACGCTGAAGAACGGCGTTCTCGATCCGCAGGGCAAGGCGATCTGCCACGCGCTGGAATCCCTGGGGTTCGGCGAGGCGCAGGACGTGCGACAGGGCAAGTTCATCGAGCTGGACCTCGCGGACGGCACCAGCGAGGCGCGCATCGAGGAGATGTGCAGGAAGCTGCTCGCCAACACCGTGATCGAGAACTACCGGATCGAGATCGCCTGA